A genomic segment from Malaclemys terrapin pileata isolate rMalTer1 chromosome 1, rMalTer1.hap1, whole genome shotgun sequence encodes:
- the LOC128825492 gene encoding claudin-34-like produces MTSLVSTSHLQLAAFAFGTTGWILCSVSMGLVEWRVWHVDNTTIISSGIAWVGIWKVCFISYLHVSSGLKEQICHKMNDYETSIPNAIFVAQGLLLIAMVVGALGMASTIFALRSIYMGILYKTQIIRFFLVAGFLYLAAGLCVLIPVSWNFYSVVHNQTISFPPSFYMPSSPVTQEVGAAIPVGIISAILLLLSATFSFSYRFPVTPNAGV; encoded by the coding sequence ATGACCTCCCTAGTCAGCACTTCTCACCTCCAACTAGCTGCTTTTGCTTTTGGTACAACAGGCTGGATCTTATGCAgtgtttcaatgggacttgtggaatggagagtatggcatgtggacaacaccaccatcATCTCCTCTGGCATTGCATGGGTGGGAATATGGAAAGTTTGCTTCATCAGTTATCTCCACGTTTCCTCTGGCCTTAAAGAACAGATCTGTCATAAAATGAATGACTATGAGACCTCCATCCCCAATGCAATTTTTGTTGCTCAGGGCCTCCTGCTGATTGCCATGGTTGTTGGTGCACTGGGAATGGCTTCCACTATATTTGCTCTGAGGAGTATTTATATGGGAATACTTTACAAAACTCAGATCATCCGTTTTTTTCTAGTGGCTGGATTCTTGTACCTAGCTGCAGGTCTTTGTGTCTTAATTCCAGTGAGCTGGAATTTCTATTCTGTAGTGCACAACCAAACAATCtcctttcccccttctttctACATGCCCTCCAGCCCAGTGACTCAGGAAGTTGGTGCTGCTATTCCTGTTGGGATCATATCTgccatcctgctgctgctgagtgcGACGTTCTCTTTTTCTTACAGATTTCCTGTCACCCCAAATGCTGGGGTGTAA